Below is a window of Pseudomonas eucalypticola DNA.
GACGGCGGCGGCATGGCGTCATTGCTGCTGCCTGAAGACGTCGAGATCCGCGTGCCGGCCAACGTCACCGCACGCATCCAGGAAGTCCACCTGCTGGCGATCCACTGCCTGTGCGATCTGATCGACAGCCAATTGTTCGGGAGTGAAGAATGACCCCTAACCGCCTGGGCCTGATGGCCCTGACCCTGTGCCTGAGCCTGACCGGCTGCAGCTCGTTCCTGACCGCCACCCGCGATAAGCCCATCGAAGATGACCGCGGCACACGCACTTTCGGCAGCAAGATCGATGACTCGCTGATCGAAACCAAGGTGTCGGTGAACGTGGCCAAGGCCAGCCCGGACCTGGACCAGAACTCTCACATCGTGGTCAGCAGTTTCAACGGTATCGTGCTGCTCGCCGGTCAGACGCCGCGCGCCGACCTCAAGGCCATGGCCGAACAGGCTGCCAATAGCGTGCAGCGCG
It encodes the following:
- a CDS encoding BON domain-containing protein, which gives rise to MTPNRLGLMALTLCLSLTGCSSFLTATRDKPIEDDRGTRTFGSKIDDSLIETKVSVNVAKASPDLDQNSHIVVSSFNGIVLLAGQTPRADLKAMAEQAANSVQRVKRVHNELQVMAPSSILARNNDAWLTTKIKTQMLADASIPGSRIKIITENGIVYMLGLVTQKEAAQAAALVQGVGGVQKIVKLFEYID